The Pseudoalteromonas sp. N1230-9 genome segment AACTACTTCCGTTTATACGACACATTAGCGGGTATGACAGGTACAGCAGACACAGAAGCGTTTGAGTTCCAGTCTATCTACGGTCTAGACACAGTTGTAATGCCAACTAACAAACCGATGATCCGTGACGATCGTGCTGACCTTGTTTACCTTACACAAGAAGAAAAGTACGAAGCAATCCTTGCTGATATCAAAGATTGTCAAGAGCGCGGTCAACCGGTACTTGTGGGTACTATTTCTATCGAAAGTTCTGAGTACTTATCGCAGTTCTTACGTAAAGAAAAAATTAAGCACAACGTACTCAATGCGAAATTCCATGCGCAAGAAGCAGACATCGTTGCTGACGCGGGCTTACCTGGCACAGTAACCATTGCAACTAACATGGCCGGTCGTGGTACCGATATCGTGTTAGGTGGTAACTGGCAAAGTGAGGTTGAAAAGCTTGAAGAGCCAACGGATGAGCAAATCAAAGCGATTAAAGAAGCGTGGCAAAAACGTCACGACGCGGTAATCGAAGCGGGTGGCTTACATATCATTGGTACTGAGCGTCACGAATCTCGCCGTATCGATAACCAGTTACGTGGCCGTTCGGGTCGTCAAGGTGATGCAGGTTCAAGCCGTTTCTACTTATCAATGGATGACGCGTTAATGCGTATCTTTGCTGGTGAGCGCATGACGAACATGATGCGTAAGCTAGGTATGCAACGCGGTGAAGCGATTGAGCACCCTTGGGTTAACCGTGCAATCGAAAACGCACAACGCAAAGTTGAAGCGCGTAACTTCGATGTTCGTAAGCAATTACTTGAGTACGATGATGTAGCAAACGATCAACGTCGTGTTGTTTACTCACAACGTAATGAGCTACTTGAAGAAGGCGATATTTCAGAAACTATTACTGCAATTCGCGGCGATGTGCTAAACGGTACGATTGACCAATATATTGCACCACAAAGTCTAGCTGAAATGTGGGATATTCCAGGCCTAGAAGAGCGCTTAAAGCAGGATTTCTTAATCGAGCTACCTATTGCACAATGGTTAGCTGATGATAATAAACTGTACGAAGAAAAACTTCGTGAGCGCATTGAAGAAGCGGTTGAGCAAGCATATAAGCAAAAAGAAGAGATGGTAGGTGAGTCTGTCCTACGTCAATTCGAAAAAGCAATTATGCTACAAAGCCTAGACCAGCACTGGAAAGATCACTTGGCAGCGATGGATCACCTTCGTCAAGGTATTCACTTACGTGGCTATGCACAGAAGAATCCGAAGCAAGAATATAAGCGTGAGTCGTTCGAGTTATTCTCTGAAATGCTTGAGAACTTAAAAGTCGACGTTGTCGGTATTTTGAGTAAAGTACAAGTTCGCGCTGAAGAAGATGTTGAGAAAGTTGAAGAGCAACATCGTAAGAGCGAAAATGCACCGCGTGAATACCAGCACGAAGAGGCAGAGCACCTTGGTGGCGAAACACCACAAGATGCTGTGGTTAGCCATCGTGCAGAACCAAAAGTCGGTCGTAATGAACCGTGTCCTTGTGGTTCAGGTCAAAAATTCAAACAGTGTTGCGGTAAATTAAAGTAACCTAAGCATTGAGATAAAAAGCGACGCTTGCGTCGCTTTTTTTATGATTGAGGAAATATAAAATGACTAAAAAAATAGTGCATGTTGCAGTCGGCGTTATTTATAAAGATCAGCAGCTATTTATCTGTAAACGTCCAGATGACAAACACCAAGGCGGCTTGTGGGAATTCCCCGGCGGTAAGGTAGAGCAGGGCGAAAGCGTATTTACAGCGCTACAGCGCGAGTTACTAGAAGAAGTAAATCTAACCGTTAATGGCAGTGAAGAGCTAATCGTGATCGAACATGACTACGGCGATAAATGCGTACGCTTAGATGTGCATATTGTTGACAACTTCACAGGCACTGCTCATGGCGCTGAGGGGCAACAAGGTAAGTGGGTAGCAATTAATGAACTTGATACTTATGCTTTTCCTGCTGCCAATGTAGAAATAGTCGAAAAGATAAAGCAAAAATATGCGCTTTAAATCTAGATGAAGGCGCGAAGTTTCCTTCGCGCAAAGATTATAGTTTGTGCTATGTTGAAAACGCGCCCTGCAAGCTATTGTCCGCTTGGTGGTGTGTAATTCCCTCTTTCTCTATCAAAAGTCCTGAGATAAAATAAAATTACACTAAATAGCGTATGATAAATATATTCTAATATTATATGCCTTACTTGTTTACGGTATCATAGCTTCTCTATTCAGTGTTTTTTGACCTACACTTTTGTTTTTTGTCAGCGTTTAGTGCTGAACCTCTTTTTTAAGGTTAACAATGAAATATTTAGTCACCGGAGCCGCGGGTTTTATTGGTGCTGCGACGTGCCAAAGACTATTGACCGCAGGGCATGATGTTATAGGTATCGATAATTTAAATGATTATTACGATGTTAACTTAAAACTGGCTCGATTGGCTCAATTTGAATCTCATGAGCGCTTTTCTTTTAAAAAGCTTGATATAGCGAATCGCGTTGAAATGGCTGAGTTATTCGAAGTAGGAAAGTTTGAACGCGTTATTCACTTGGCTGCTCAAGCTGGTGTACGTTATTCGATTGAAAACCCTGATTCATACGCTGATTCAAACTTAGTTGGACACTTAAATATTTTAGAGGGATGTCGCCATAACAAGGTAGCACATTTAGTGTATGCGTCTTCTAGTTCTGTATATGGTTTAAATGAAAAAACACCATTTGAAACAAAAGATAGCGTTGATCATCCTGTGTCATTTTATGCGGCAACTAAAAAGGCGAATGAGTTAATGGCGCATAGTTACTCGCATTTATATGATTTACCCACCACAGGGTTACGCTTTTTCACTGTGTACGGCCCATGGGGTCGCCCAGATATGGCGCCTTTTATTTTTACTAAAAAGATGCTTGCAGGTGAAGCGATAGATATCAATAACAATGGCGATATGTGGCGCGATTTTACTTATATTGATGATATCGTTGAGGGCGTTATTAGGGCGTCAGATGCTATTCCAGAGCGTGATGAACACTGGCGAGTAGAAACGGGGTCACCTTCGACAAGTTCTGCTCCGTACCGTGTTTATAACATTGGTCATGGTAGCCCTATAAATCTAATGAAGTTTATTGAAGCAATCGAGTCTGAGCTGGGTATTGAAGCAAAGAAAAACTTCCGAGAAATGCAACCGGGTGATGTTTATAAAACGTTTGCAGATACTCAAGACTTATTTGCTGCAACAGGTTACAAACCAGCTATTGGTTTAGAAGAGGGTGTAACAAAGTTGGTTACTTGGTATAAATCATTTTATAGCTAAACTATAAAGCCCAAATACAATAGATGATTGAGCTTCGACCTGCGGATGTTTGTAAGGTAACTATTATCTTTATTTAAGTAATTGCGACCTTACAAAATAAGCGTCTATTTGTTTCCCACTATCGCTTAAATATGCGACTCATCGCTTTTGATAAGAATTGTTACATATTCGATTTTATTGTTTTGCTTGAGAGGTTTATGATGGACAAAGCGAAAGACTGCCTATTTGTAGTATTTCGAAGATACCTCTAACTATACGATAAGTACGGGAACCTCATGAAAAAAGTAACACTTACCGCGGCAAGTATTGCACTTGCGCTCGGTCTTGTTGGTTGTGGTGAAAAAGAACAAGAAACTAAAGCACCAGCAACTGCTGCCGTCACTGAAGCAAAAGCGCCTTTAAATTCAGGTATTGAACTGGCGAACATGGATAAGTCTGTTCGCGCACAAGATGACTTTTACTATCATGTAAACGGTGAATGGTTAGAAAAAACAGATATTCCAGGTGATAAATCAAACTACGGTTCATTTACTCAGCTTTATGATGATTCGCAAAAAGCGATGAAAGAAGTACTCGAAAAAGCGGCGGCAAATACCAATGTTAAGCCAGGTTCTGATGAAGCAAAACTCGCTGCATTCTATAACAGTTACATGGATGAAGCTGCTCGTGAAGCGGCAGGCATCAAGCCATTATCACCAGTACTTGAAAGCGTTGATGCTGTAAAGAGCAAGTCCGATCTTGTTGCTTTAATGGCTGAACTTCGTATTAAAGGCGGTAACTTGCCGTTTGGTTGGTACGTAAATAACGACGCAAAAAACTCTAGCGAAAACGCGATGTATGTTTATCAGTCTGGCTTAGGTTTACCCGATCGCGACTACTACCTAAAAGATGATGAAAAATTCACAAAAATTCGTGAAGCTTATCAAGCATACGTAACTGCTATCTTAAGCAAAGCGGGTGTCGCTGATGCAGAATCTGCGGCTAAAGCTATTATTGATCTTGAAACACGTATTGCTGATGCACAGTGGAGCCGAGTAGAAAGTCGTGATGCAACTAAATCTTACAACAAGATGAGCGTTGCAGATGCCAACAAACTTACTGGTGACTTTGATTTTGCTGCTTACCTTGATGCGTCAGGCATCAAGACTGAAGATGTCATTGTTCGTCAACCTAGTTACCTAGAAAAATTTGCAGGTATCTATAGCGATACAGACTTAGCAACTTGGCAGAACTATCTTAAGTTCCACTTTGTTAGTAATTATTCTGCGTTATTAGATAAAGAGCTCGTTGATCTTAACTTTAATTTCTACAGCACAACACTTCGTGGTGTGACAGAGCAATCACCACTTTGGAAAAAAGCCGTTGATGCATCAAACGGTGTATTAGGTGAAATGCTGGGTAAAGTGTACGTTAAAGACAACTTCCCACCTGAAGCGAAAGCACGCATGGAAGAGTTAGTTGATAACGTAATCAAAGGTTACGCCGTTGCGATTGAAAACCTTGAATGGATGAGCCCAGAAACAAAAATTGCTGCTAAAGCAAAACTTGATAAGTTCACACCAAAAATCGGTTACCCAGATAAGTGGAGAGACTACTCAGCACTTGAAATGAAAGGTGATGACTTAGTGGGTAACTACATTCGCCATAGCGAGTGGGAATTTGCAGATATGACTGCAAAACTAGGTAAGCCTGTTGATCGTTCTGAGTGGCACATGACACCGCAAACAGTAAACGCTTACTACAACCCTGTGAACAATGAAATTGTATTCCCTGCGGCTATTTTACAACCACCATTCTTTAACTTAGAAGCAGATGATGCTGTTAACTATGGTGCAATTGGTGCGGTAATTGGTCACGAGCTAGGTCATGGTTTTGATGACCAAGGTGCGAAGTACGATGGTGACGGTAACTTACGTAACTGGTGGAGCGAATCAGACCTTGAACAGTTTGAAGAGCGCACCGGCCAGTTAGTTGCTCAATACAATGAATATAAGCCATTTGAAGATGCTAGCGTAAATGGTGAGCTTACACTTGGTGAAAACATTGGTGACTTAGGCGGTCTAACAGTTGCCTATACTGCTTATCAATTATCACTGGGTGATGAAAAAGCGCCTATCATTGATGGTTACACAGGTGATCAGCGTTTCTTTATGGGGTGGTCACAAATTTGGCGTCGTAAATACCGTGACGAAGAGTTACGTAACCGCTTAATGACAGACCCACATTCACCAAGCCATTACCGTGTAATCGGTATTCTTTCAAATATGCCAGAATTCTATCAGGCGTTTGATGTGAAAGAAGGCGACAAGATGTATATCAAACCAGAAGATCGCGTAAAAATCTGGTAATTGATAATTGAATTAAAAAGGCTCTGAGTGAACGCTCAGAGCCTTTTTTGTTTTAGGAGTTGTCAGCTTTCAGCCGACATTTGATGTAGGCATGAAATTTATTTCGCGCGAAGGGATTTAAACCATAATTGCATCTTTCAGATACTGGAATAATTCTTTGTAACTCTTAGCTGGTTTTTCTGCTTTTACTTCTTTGGCAGCGCCGCGTACTAACTGGCGCATTTTTTGGCGCTCAAGTGCTGGATATTGCTCAATAGTTGGATTAATTAAGTCGTCACCTTGCTTGATTAAATCATCTCGAAGCTTTTCGATTTTATTCATTAACACATCAGCTTGGTTATTTTTGTTCAGCATGATGTCGATCATGGCCTGAATTTCGTCCACGTTTTCTGTGCTACGTAATACTTTTGCGATGTAGTTTAAGTTACGGCGGTAAGCATCACTTTTATCACTGACCTTATCAGAAACAACTAACGCTTCTTTTAAATCGTGATTGAGCGGTAAACGATCACGTTGCTTTTTCGGCATTTTTGCGATTTCAGCACCCAGACCATGATATTGCATGGCTTCACGTTTTAATTCGCTTTTTGATACGTAAATAATTTCTTCTTCGATAAGTGGCTTTTTCTTCTTCGCCATAAGGATGCTCATTCAGTAAACTTAACTATTCGCTATTATACGTCATTTAGTTAATGATTAATATTAGCTGATGCACGTCTCGCAGTGTGTTAGCATTCGTTACACTATAAAAAATAGCAGAACCTAGGACACACAAGATGAAAGATCCTATTTATCAACACATTTCTGAAGTTAAAGACGCGGTCAGCGAAGTACTCGAGCATGCAAAAAAGCTCGGTGCAACAGCAGCAGAAGCGGCGATGTCGAGCACGTCAGGTTTGTCTGTCAGTACACGCATGGGCGAAGTTGAAACAATAGAGTTTAACCAAGACGGTGGCTTAGGTATCAGTGTTTATGTGGGTAATAACAAAGGCTCTGCTTCAACGGCCGACTTAAACCCTAAAACA includes the following:
- the mutT gene encoding 8-oxo-dGTP diphosphatase MutT; this translates as MTKKIVHVAVGVIYKDQQLFICKRPDDKHQGGLWEFPGGKVEQGESVFTALQRELLEEVNLTVNGSEELIVIEHDYGDKCVRLDVHIVDNFTGTAHGAEGQQGKWVAINELDTYAFPAANVEIVEKIKQKYAL
- the yjgA gene encoding ribosome biogenesis factor YjgA is translated as MAKKKKPLIEEEIIYVSKSELKREAMQYHGLGAEIAKMPKKQRDRLPLNHDLKEALVVSDKVSDKSDAYRRNLNYIAKVLRSTENVDEIQAMIDIMLNKNNQADVLMNKIEKLRDDLIKQGDDLINPTIEQYPALERQKMRQLVRGAAKEVKAEKPAKSYKELFQYLKDAIMV
- a CDS encoding NAD-dependent epimerase, which produces MKYLVTGAAGFIGAATCQRLLTAGHDVIGIDNLNDYYDVNLKLARLAQFESHERFSFKKLDIANRVEMAELFEVGKFERVIHLAAQAGVRYSIENPDSYADSNLVGHLNILEGCRHNKVAHLVYASSSSVYGLNEKTPFETKDSVDHPVSFYAATKKANELMAHSYSHLYDLPTTGLRFFTVYGPWGRPDMAPFIFTKKMLAGEAIDINNNGDMWRDFTYIDDIVEGVIRASDAIPERDEHWRVETGSPSTSSAPYRVYNIGHGSPINLMKFIEAIESELGIEAKKNFREMQPGDVYKTFADTQDLFAATGYKPAIGLEEGVTKLVTWYKSFYS
- a CDS encoding M13 family metallopeptidase, with product MKKVTLTAASIALALGLVGCGEKEQETKAPATAAVTEAKAPLNSGIELANMDKSVRAQDDFYYHVNGEWLEKTDIPGDKSNYGSFTQLYDDSQKAMKEVLEKAAANTNVKPGSDEAKLAAFYNSYMDEAAREAAGIKPLSPVLESVDAVKSKSDLVALMAELRIKGGNLPFGWYVNNDAKNSSENAMYVYQSGLGLPDRDYYLKDDEKFTKIREAYQAYVTAILSKAGVADAESAAKAIIDLETRIADAQWSRVESRDATKSYNKMSVADANKLTGDFDFAAYLDASGIKTEDVIVRQPSYLEKFAGIYSDTDLATWQNYLKFHFVSNYSALLDKELVDLNFNFYSTTLRGVTEQSPLWKKAVDASNGVLGEMLGKVYVKDNFPPEAKARMEELVDNVIKGYAVAIENLEWMSPETKIAAKAKLDKFTPKIGYPDKWRDYSALEMKGDDLVGNYIRHSEWEFADMTAKLGKPVDRSEWHMTPQTVNAYYNPVNNEIVFPAAILQPPFFNLEADDAVNYGAIGAVIGHELGHGFDDQGAKYDGDGNLRNWWSESDLEQFEERTGQLVAQYNEYKPFEDASVNGELTLGENIGDLGGLTVAYTAYQLSLGDEKAPIIDGYTGDQRFFMGWSQIWRRKYRDEELRNRLMTDPHSPSHYRVIGILSNMPEFYQAFDVKEGDKMYIKPEDRVKIW
- the secA gene encoding preprotein translocase subunit SecA, translating into MISNLFTKIFGSRNDRTIKNLRKTVALINALETQLEALSDEDLKAKTAEFRERYDNGQSLDDILPEAFAVVREASKRVNGMRHFDVQLLGGMVLHQGRIAEMRTGEGKTLTATLPAYLRGLTGKGVHVITVNDYLAKRDAETNRPLFEFLGLTVGCNVPGMMPQQKKIAYAADITYGTNNEFGFDYLRDNMAFSIEERVQRPLYYAVVDEVDSILIDEARTPLIISGPAEDSSELYIEINKIVPDLELQEKEDEEGVEGDGDFTIDEKSKQVHLTERGQIKVEELLIERGLIEEGDSLYSASSITLLSHVYAALRAHKLYQKDVDYVVKENEVIIVDEHTGRTMEGRRWSEGLHQAVEAKEGVRIQNENQTLASITFQNYFRLYDTLAGMTGTADTEAFEFQSIYGLDTVVMPTNKPMIRDDRADLVYLTQEEKYEAILADIKDCQERGQPVLVGTISIESSEYLSQFLRKEKIKHNVLNAKFHAQEADIVADAGLPGTVTIATNMAGRGTDIVLGGNWQSEVEKLEEPTDEQIKAIKEAWQKRHDAVIEAGGLHIIGTERHESRRIDNQLRGRSGRQGDAGSSRFYLSMDDALMRIFAGERMTNMMRKLGMQRGEAIEHPWVNRAIENAQRKVEARNFDVRKQLLEYDDVANDQRRVVYSQRNELLEEGDISETITAIRGDVLNGTIDQYIAPQSLAEMWDIPGLEERLKQDFLIELPIAQWLADDNKLYEEKLRERIEEAVEQAYKQKEEMVGESVLRQFEKAIMLQSLDQHWKDHLAAMDHLRQGIHLRGYAQKNPKQEYKRESFELFSEMLENLKVDVVGILSKVQVRAEEDVEKVEEQHRKSENAPREYQHEEAEHLGGETPQDAVVSHRAEPKVGRNEPCPCGSGQKFKQCCGKLK